The genomic stretch CAGACAAAAAACAGTAGGAgtaaacccggagaaaacccacgcatgcatgggaagaacatgcaaactcttcaCAGACATGCCCAAgaagagattcaaacccaggtcttcctgatctcctgactgtgtggccaacatgctaaccactcgtccatcgcttgctagcaaacacacacagcaaaagagTGAGATAACATAGTAAAAGTTCGGAGGGGAAAAAGATGCTTGCAAAGCTAAATGCCACAGCAACTGTGtgggaatattaataatgagcaaGGTGAGTCCAACAACACGAATGAGCCTGTCAGTCGAATTTATGAAAGTGGTAGCAACATAAaagacatcacaaaagaaatgctgctttttaatacagttgaaaagccagttttttcaagaaatgctgccaaCGTTAGACAGTACAAATCGCCTCTGGGAAAGTGCATGTCAAGTctggcaattccacaactttccAGAAAGAAAGAAGACGTATagaaggaaatattgcattattatgacgatttattatatattatcgtAACATTATTTGATCTCAAAATGTTCAATCCTGCATAAAAGTTACATCATTATcatcaaataattatttcattcattcattcattttctaccgcttatcctcacaagggtcgtgggggtgctggagcctatcccagctgtcttcgggcaagactggtcgccagccaatcacagggcacatatagacaaacaaccattcacactcacattcatacctatggacaatttggagtcgccaattaacctagcatgcaaccaacacacagagatgaccgagggtggaattgaactcaggtctcctagctgtgaggcctgtgcactaaccacttgaacaccgtgcagccccataatTATAACATGTTTGAGATAATTGCACAGGTAATCGACCATTTTGGTTGACACGTGCATTTTAAGGGGGTGTTTGGGACATTTGCAGTTTTCTGTGAAATTTtctaatgtttaatttaatgtatagAATATGCcaggggccaataaaaaaaaacaacaagcggTGGGTCAAAAATGGCTACCCTGCAATACAATAAACCCTagaacagaggtagggaacctatggctcgggagccaggtagggctcttttgatgactgtatctggctctcaagcgtttcttaccacaataaaaatgcatttttgctaacattttaaagtaaacatcacagaaattactgttaaaaataatattcaaaatcaacaattttcttatgcattttaattcatccatctatattctgctgcaatacggccaaccatatctatctttcctgatgatattttccaggtcaaacaccaaaacttgattattactgggtaatgcggtagtctacctcggtcattgagatgtcaacatgtaaatgtaaactttcctcctttagtcaaatagtcacctagctaaagctgcagaaccaagccttctggtgaagatggccaaaagaatgaaatacatgtactgaatacggttcaaaactatgcagtcgcagaagtttcattaatggcagcaagtatttgatttattattagacactgcgctgctcacgaaagtatgctggccacaccccattggcgtggggtagtgtgcctggtctacataattagagcccattatatctaaaactgttggtcttacataaaaatgcacacattttattgcattcaatgtttaaaaaaatgtatatggctctcacagatacacattttaaaatatctggccttcatggctctcttagccaaaaaggttcccgacccctgccctagaacGTCTACTGGAGTTGAAATCTCCTTTGAAAAGCCCCGAAGGCAACAACAGGTCACCCCTGTAATCCATAacctttaaaataatttaatgcaCTTCAGTTCTGAGAAAACTGGTTGGATATTTCCCAGTAGAGTACTGAAGCAATATGGGGAtttaatttgcatttttgtcTTTAACAGGAAAATTGTCCGCTCCCAAAAAGGTAACCCTCCGCTCAAAGACCCGACCAGCACAGAAGTGTGGCGGCCTCAGAACTACATTAAAAGAGAGTCCAGCTGCAGTCACTCTAAAGAACTACTTTAAGATGAAGGCCAGAGCAGATCACCTCTGTGGTCCGTCGCCGTCTGAGACACCAGACAAAATACCTTCTGGCTCTGATCGAACAGCACAAGAGAAGAAAAATGGATCCACGTCACTGATTCTGTTTGAGGAGGTCTAACGCCATCGTGCCTGAACATCTCATTTATTAGCTTTTGAGGCTGCACATGAAATCACTTGCTCTGCTATGTATGTCACAGGTTGATGTCATATTTGAAGACGACGTCGGCTTCCTGGCAGCCATAAAGACGTTCATGACAACCACTAAAAGGCCAGTAGTTCTTACCACTAATGGTAAACACACAGTACTTCAAAATGGTTGTATTTTTGAAGGATCGAACATAACATCTATTTTCTCCGTAGATCCAACTTTTCGAGAGAGGTTCAAGAGCAGCTTAGAAGAAGTCATTTTCAAGACACCATCAGCGGTGAGTTGTTAGCGCTACTCGCCTGCAGCACGTGGATCAGCTCTCACACTCGGGAGTCTTTCTTTCCTCAGGTGAACGTCTGCAGCTACCTGCAGCTGGTGTGTTTGGCTGAGGGCGTGAAAATGGAAGTGGATGACGTGAGAGGCCTCCACACGCTCACCGGGGGCGACATCAGACGTTGTCTCCTCCAGCTGCAGTTGTGGGTGAACAGTGTGAAAGGCCTCCCTGAGGAACACCCACATCGTGCGTCACTCAGAGTAGACTTAGTAGAATTCAGCCTTTGAATGCTAATTGTATTGTTTGTACTTTGTTTCTCAGGTACTCGTACGGAAGGGGAGCATCGCTTTGGCGACAGCGCAGGTTGCACTGCCAGCATGTTGGGTCTCCACCCTGTCGGCCATATTCTGAACCCTCTAAAGGTAAATTACCCggcattaggtacacctcaaAAAGTTATTCGTTTAAGAATTATCACGTCATTTGGCTTCAATTATTACTTCTCAAAGAGTGCAATAACTGATTAACTTAataactgattaattgattaccTTAAATTAGGGTGCAAAGGACAATGTTAGCAGGGTTATACAGTAACTACAAAACCAATGAAACTGCTGTTTCTGATCTAGTAGACACCTGCTAAATCAAACAGATGGAAATTGCATtgaaatatccatatcatatgTTTTGTTTAGGCttcacggtgatcgagtggttagcgcacagacctcacagctataggAGACCTTagttcaatctcaccctcgaccatctctgtgtggagtttgcatgttctccccgtgcatgcgtgggttttctccgggtactccggcttcctcccacattccaaaaacatgctaggttaattggcgactccaaattgtccataggtatgaatgtgagtgtgaatggttgtttgtgtaccccgcctctcgcccgaagacagctgggataggctccagcacccccacgaccctcgtgaggataagcggtagaaaatgaatgaatgttttgtttaatgccacctacaggactgcaATGGCATACAAGCTATCAGTACGCCCATCTAAAGGCAGCTCTTGTATTGAATATCCTTCTACAGGATTCGTCATGGACCGAAGTGGACATGGACAAGCTAGCTGAGAGCTGGAGGAGAAATGTACCTTTACTGTACTCCAACCTGGAGCTGCTTTTACCCATCAAGACCCCACAAGGAAGAGCTGTCCCTTCAGCACTAAACACTAATCCAATGCACCATGGACCTCAGCTTAGCAACAGGATAAAGGGGTCCAGTTTGACGGCAACGTCACATCAGATAAGACCGCAGAATATAGAATTTCAAACTTTGAACTCTCTAGCTGACTTCTTTGACCTCATGTCATTCCTCGATAACACAACTGCAACAGCGGCAGCAGCGCCGCACAGAAGGGAGTTTGTTTGGACAGGATCTGACATAAAAGATGGCTTATTGGATGAAATGAGCGAAGTGGAGGAAAGATGGAGTCGGAGCCAGGAGAGTTTGCTGGATATTCGGGCAGCTCTGGAGGGTTTGGGGTATCGCAGGTGTTGGACTGAAGCCGGGGAATGCAGACAGGAACAAGATGACATGAGGTGGAGCTTGACCTGTCGACCTTTGTGCGACCCAATGTGAGTGGTTGTTCACTGTGTACCAACATTCCAGCCAAGATGAGCTTAAAAAAATAGTCAATTGTATAATGTTGGTCTGTACCCAGTGTGTCCCAGAGGAGGTACAGGCTGAGCCGAGCCGTGTTGAACAGTCCCTCTTTTAGCCTGCTGGGAAACACACAAGCGGTATGCGTGGACTACATGCCAGCAATCCGCTCTATCAGTCGCTCTTTAAGGCAACAAGATGCCAAGACAGCCAGGTGAGGAAAACAATAATCATTGCTTACAGTTTGAGTTCTGAATGTGTTTAGTCCACATGATCCATGTGGATTTTAATGAAGTGGGTGGTGTCACTTGACTAGTCACTGGCCATAAGAGAGACAAAACCTCTTTAATATACACCAACTGCAGagcagacatggcatctgtaaagctgttgTTTAAAAGAGGTGTTGTATGAGTAAAAGTGAgtctaaataatataaaatgcatTTGTAGAAATAATGGCCCAATAGCCCCCGAAACTCTGCAGTGAAGTATTGACcacgatattcattcattttctaccgcttatcctcacaagggtagcgggtgtggtcgccagccaatcacagggcacatagagacaaacaaccattcacactcacattcatacctatggacaatttggagtggccaattaacctagcatgtttttggaatgtgggagggaaccggagtacccggagaaaacccacacatgcacggagagaacgggtctcctagctgtgaggcctgcatgctaaccactcgtccgccgtgcagccccattgtCCACGATATGACACATGTATTTTCAATGTGTGTTtgctgtatgtattttattcattcattcattttctaccgcatttcctcacgagggttgcggggggtctggagcctatcccagctgtcttcgggcgagaggtacaccctggactggtggccagccaatcacagggcacatatagacaaacaaccattcacactcacattcatacctatggacaatttggagtcggcaattaacctagcatgtttttggaatgtgggaggaaaccggagtacccggagaaaacccacgcatgcacggggagaacatgcaaactccacacagagatggccgagggtggaattgaactcgggtctcctagctgtgaggcctgcatgctaaccactctcccgccgtgcagccccgttgTCCACGATATGACACATGTATTTTCAATGTGTGTTTgctgtatgtattttaatggcATTTAAATCACTTCTCCCCTTTCCCCACAGTAGGTGTGTGAACTACCTCAACAACTTACACCTCTGCCTGTCCAAGTCAACTTTAAAACTTCTGGCTGAAGATTTCTGCAGCACAAGTCAGGCAATCCAAGCAAACTACCTCACTACTTTTTCCACCTTCACGTAGAAAGCTTACACaggaattaaaatatttatttacctcTACGCCTGTAAAAAGGCAGTCAGATTAATGATGTGCaacaatgaaatataaataaaaaggttTTATTGTAACAGTTCAAGTACTGTTGGTTATTGTTTTTTCTACAATGgtccaaatggacaaaatagactgtcaaatgtaaaaacattgttcaaatgGTGGCGTGCATCTTCTCGGTTGGGCAGAAAAGTTCCAAAGTGCTCAGGTGGTCTTCCGTTTTTGTTGCCAGATGAGCGGACGCTAACTAGAGGATTCACTGAGCAGCTCGTAAAAAGCAACCGCCTGCAGTAGAGCATCGCAGAGCTCCTCACCTCCTGCTCCTTTTCTGATGCTGCTCATCTGGAACGAGTTCCTGTACTTGACCAGCAGCCCTGGCGGAATGTTGATCCGCGGCAACTTCTGCGTCACCGACTCGGTCATCATCCGCCGCACTGTCTGAGCCCCGCTGGTCCGCGCCTCACCCACCATCAGTCCAAAGTGGCGTCCCACAGCAGTGCGCATCATATTCAGGACTCTGCAAGAAGGTATCAGAGGGTTGGCTTTCGTGCAATGATGACACCTAAGGGACTTAAAACTAAAAGCACTGAACCTGGGAGGGATGTTGGAATCTGACGGGAGATTTCTGGGCTCCAAGAGAGCAAACAACATGGCCTCCACCGTCCTCATGTGAGCCATGACAGGGAACAAAGCGGTGTTCTGGACTGAGATGGATGGTTTCTCAATGATGTAGAAGTCAGCTGGAGGTAGGAGGGACACTACAGTTGACACCTGTTAAGCACAAAAACGCTATTTTCAAAGGGTACAAAACGAATGAAATGTGTTGCTATAACCAGACTCACATCATGAAGGTAGGCAGATGCCATGTACGTCCCCTTAAGGAAGTTGGGACAGTCAAGGTGCTGCCAGTCCAACACCGTCATCGCTCTGTCCACGTGTGCCCAGGCTATTCTATTAGTTGCACACACTAATGACACGATAGAGTTGGCATCCTGCAAAAGTCAGCACACACatgtaataatggtaatggttttatttcatttgaacatgcatcagattacaattgaatgcatcccataatcagttcacagttccacatgtccaaaaggagtaggaagaagcaaagcttattaaatcctacccctccacctggtacttttacaatcagtaactgttacatttgttcacttcctgctttccataatacagtttacttttacaatcagtaactgtttaatttgttcacttcctgctttccataatacagtttaaggttttttttttgtttttttttttaaataatgtacctcgtaccgaagtacgaggtgatatgaccatccaatgccataatgggtaccatagtacagtgattttcaaccactgtgccgtggcacactagtgtaccttgagaaaccgtcaggtgtgccgtggggaattatccaatatcactttttataattaacattttataatcatcatttgcaaatattatgtcaatagccattatgtcaatagtatacatggacccaaatattccaattgcatttggtttatttgctcaaacggaaagaattgaacagggatggaatattcctttaaccaatccgattgaggtatcttgtacccgctcaaacggaaagttgtcagactgcgttcttcttcgtggggtttttcttcttctgttgtttattggcggttggcaagcagctttcgtgtgcattaccgccatctgtggaacagaatctaaacccttctatacgccattcacaagtgcagttttattaaaaaagaaaatatatatctatataaaacatgtcctgagttgaatttgatattttcctgtttaaattgatcccgggtgcgttctttcagcgcatgctcagatatgacgtaacacgcagatccagacgttcttcacttttaaaaatggaggccagcaatcggcactggactaagcaaagtttgtttttgattcaaactaaatttcaagactggacagacgaaaaactgattccgacaagtgaaagaaaaacttggggaagccggtatcacgtgatgttgatgtttacgttttactgggcatgccctattgactattctggttgattttcacggcgcatgtagacaagtgattggaatattccttcctatggataccattgtttcccaaaaggtcactcggaaagagaaaaagtggtgatgtaaaaacgtggctactgtggagtgtctgtggtgtaaagactggcagagcaatgtaatattggtccgtgtggcaacacctaccttgttcctcccatagacttattgatgcacgtgtgaggtcgtggtgacattttggaaaatttttggttagtggtgtgccacaagatttttccaatgtaaaaaacgtgccgtggctcaaaaaaggttgaaaatcactgccatagtgcgtgtcaatatagtgatatatatagcacatcatgactggttcaagactcttcatccttgtatttagcaaacatcaactgcttgtattgtttcttgaattggctcatcgttgtgcattgtttgaggtccttactcaatccattccatagtttgattccacatactgaaatgctatggctttttaacatagtcctagcatataagtgtttcaaatttagttcttccctgagatcatatttctcctctcttgtagagaagtattggtgGATAATGGATTAGATTTTATATGTGCACCTTTTCAAGAtacccaaagtgcttcacatTGAGGTAAACTCATTATTCTGACAAAAATATGGCTGCCAATTCGTGCCGACGGCCTCTCCGACCACCTCCATTCGTTCGTGTTAAACACCCTGACATGCagactgtttttgtttaaatatacagtattgtacTTTAATATTGTGTTACAGTACTTCCAAAGTCCAGCATCATTGTGTCCCAGAAGGTTGATCAGGACTTACCTCCAACCAGGACCTGTCCACTTCTGGCCTGATGAACTTTGCCAACTGGATGCGCACTTTCTTGTCCTTCTTCACCGGGTTGAGGATGGAGTTGAAGACGACCACGGCGCTTTTGTGCTTCAGCAGCGGTACGTTCACGACACTCTCCAAGGTCCTAAACGGGCCGTGCTTGCTCCTGTAGTCCACTATGTTGTTGCACTTGCGCCCTCTGAGGAGCTTGACACTGGACAGCTCCGTGGCCGAGGCGGTGTTGAGCAGCTGCAGGATGGTGTCGCGTTGCTCGATGGTGTAGTAGGAGTCCAAAGGAGCGCCGTGCTCCTCTTCCTCGCACGGCCCCGCAGACGGCGGAGCGACAGCGGCGGTTAGGCTCTCTATCCCGGCTACTGGGATTCGGCTCCTCCAGCAACACGTACACTGAAGGTAGCGCAGCTCCGCTTCAGGGAGACAGCCTGGCCGAGGTTGGCGGAACAAACCTGGCTGACCCGCATACTGACCTGCAAAGGTAACACAAGATTATCATCTCCGACAGCATATTTTATTGCAATTTCATCATTTTAGCTAACAAAGTTGCAGGCGGGCGCATCGAGTTTATGTGCCAGGGTTGACACCATTTTTCCATGATATAGTCTCTATGATGTGCTGTGATATTTCTACTTATAATTAAGATACTCCAATGGTTGGACGTGTTTGTGAATTGATTTCATTGAAAATGATGAAGCGCTAAAGTCTAAATAACGAAACATGCATTAACACTGACAGTAATTATGGTTCCATTGCATTTAGTTGAAGGAAAACATTCTCCACAGTGCAGTCAAATGGCGAGTGAAAGACAACAATTCACTAACGTTACTTACGACTACTGGCAACAGACGACAGAATCCGCCTGGCGACCCACATGCTCGgcaataatagtaaataatctACCGTTTTAGATTTTAGAGGGTTAATTGAGGCATGGCACAAGTTAGATGTCCTTTTAGTTGTTGTCCGACGCTTTTGAAATGTCCGATTTAAACTACAGCATTGCTTCTAGTTCCGGGGTGTGCACTGGCTTGTACTCTACCGCCCTCTAACGGTAAGGCGTGTCTTTGTCGTATACCGTGTCAGATAGATATTTAAAAATTTCACAGTGAGTCAAAGGCCAAGTACTGGGGTTTTAAGtgggtttcattcattcaattattttctactgcttttcctcacgagggtcgcgggggtgctggagcctatccaatctgtcttcatgcgagaggctgcgtacaccctggactggtcgccagccaatcacagggaacatatagacaaacaaccattcacactcacattcatacctatggacaatttggagtcgccaattaacctagcatgtttttggaatgtgggaggaaaccggagtacccggagaaaacacacagagatggccgagggt from Doryrhamphus excisus isolate RoL2022-K1 chromosome 1, RoL_Dexc_1.0, whole genome shotgun sequence encodes the following:
- the tefm gene encoding transcription elongation factor, mitochondrial — translated: MWVARRILSSVASSRQYAGQPGLFRQPRPGCLPEAELRYLQCTCCWRSRIPVAGIESLTAAVAPPSAGPCEEEEHGAPLDSYYTIEQRDTILQLLNTASATELSSVKLLRGRKCNNIVDYRSKHGPFRTLESVVNVPLLKHKSAVVVFNSILNPVKKDKKVRIQLAKFIRPEVDRSWLEDANSIVSLVCATNRIAWAHVDRAMTVLDWQHLDCPNFLKGTYMASAYLHDVSTVVSLLPPADFYIIEKPSISVQNTALFPVMAHMRTVEAMLFALLEPRNLPSDSNIPPRVLNMMRTAVGRHFGLMVGEARTSGAQTVRRMMTESVTQKLPRINIPPGLLVKYRNSFQMSSIRKGAGGEELCDALLQAVAFYELLSESSS
- the atad5b gene encoding ATPase family AAA domain-containing protein 5b isoform X4 yields the protein MPNKLKRSRNSLKSSLCADEECPQTVEVKSLALAGATLANSILACPLKEAYSEGVSYRDRSTKEVTHQHASNRNGHERLPTQSEPEMRITQKVPLLLSSSQSWGGNLPSALHSFLKDIQASNTAFPVQSVFGTLQRKAKEMLQDYRLTDYSCDDVLWTDKYSPQCASELIGNSLQVNKLHSWLKKWKQRANCDERRPAEEIKPNEKCGRDIPTEDSWDCGDFQGEAGSAQHTEKPPLCNTMLITGPSGAGKTASVYACARELGFKVFEVNSSSQRCGREILCQLKEVTQSHLVGTVGKDMLKPAYFNTYTTGRSCSPKSETLAGKLSAPKKVTLRSKTRPAQKCGGLRTTLKESPAAVTLKNYFKMKARADHLCGPSPSETPDKIPSGSDRTAQEKKNGSTSLILFEEVDVIFEDDVGFLAAIKTFMTTTKRPVVLTTNDPTFRERFKSSLEEVIFKTPSAVNVCSYLQLVCLAEGVKMEVDDVRGLHTLTGGDIRRCLLQLQLWVNSVKGLPEEHPHRTRTEGEHRFGDSAGCTASMLGLHPVGHILNPLKDSSWTEVDMDKLAESWRRNVPLLYSNLELLLPIKTPQGRAVPSALNTNPMHHGPQLSNRIKGSSLTATSHQIRPQNIEFQTLNSLADFFDLMSFLDNTTATAAAAPHRREFVWTGSDIKDGLLDEMSEVEERWSRSQESLLDIRAALEGLGYRRCWTEAGECRQEQDDMRWSLTCRPLCDPIVSQRRYRLSRAVLNSPSFSLLGNTQAVCVDYMPAIRSISRSLRQQDAKTASRCVNYLNNLHLCLSKSTLKLLAEDFCSTSQAIQANYLTTFSTFT
- the atad5b gene encoding ATPase family AAA domain-containing protein 5b isoform X1, producing MPNKLKRSRNSLKSSLCADEECPQTVEVKSLALAGATLANSILACPLKEAYSEGVSYRDRSTKEVTHQHASNRNGHERLPTQSEPEMRITQKVPLLLSSSQSWGGNLPSALHSFLKDIQASNTAFPVQSVFGTLQRKAKEMLQDYRLTGENRLHSSCQHSDKKRKQELGSCEKGAKRLRSNNATAIASCVSMEMTLPRVSKLSRTRKLKQQAAGENRTSHTEISKTCDVIQKDYSCDDVLWTDKYSPQCASELIGNSLQVNKLHSWLKKWKQRANCDERRPAEEIKPNEKCGRDIPTEDSWDCGDFQGEAGSAQHTEKPPLCNTMLITGPSGAGKTASVYACARELGFKVFEVNSSSQRCGREILCQLKEVTQSHLVGTVGKDMLKPAYFNTYTTGRSCSPKSETLAGKLSAPKKVTLRSKTRPAQKCGGLRTTLKESPAAVTLKNYFKMKARADHLCGPSPSETPDKIPSGSDRTAQEKKNGSTSLILFEEVDVIFEDDVGFLAAIKTFMTTTKRPVVLTTNDPTFRERFKSSLEEVIFKTPSAVNVCSYLQLVCLAEGVKMEVDDVRGLHTLTGGDIRRCLLQLQLWVNSVKGLPEEHPHRTRTEGEHRFGDSAGCTASMLGLHPVGHILNPLKDSSWTEVDMDKLAESWRRNVPLLYSNLELLLPIKTPQGRAVPSALNTNPMHHGPQLSNRIKGSSLTATSHQIRPQNIEFQTLNSLADFFDLMSFLDNTTATAAAAPHRREFVWTGSDIKDGLLDEMSEVEERWSRSQESLLDIRAALEGLGYRRCWTEAGECRQEQDDMRWSLTCRPLCDPIVSQRRYRLSRAVLNSPSFSLLGNTQAVCVDYMPAIRSISRSLRQQDAKTASRCVNYLNNLHLCLSKSTLKLLAEDFCSTSQAIQANYLTTFSTFT
- the atad5b gene encoding ATPase family AAA domain-containing protein 5b isoform X2 encodes the protein MPNKLKRSRNSLKSSLCADEECPQTVEVKSLALAGATLANSILACPLKEAYSEGVSYRDRSTKEVTHQHASNRNGHERLPTQSEPEMRITQKVPLLLSSSQSWGGNLPSALHSFLKDIQASNTAFPVQSVFGTLQRKAKEMLQDYRLTGENRLHSSCQHSDKKRKQELGSCEKGAKRLRSNNATAIASCVSMEMTLPRVSKLSRTRKLKQQAAGENRTSHTEISKTCDVIQKDYSCDDVLWTDKYSPQCASELIGNSLQVNKLHSWLKKWKQRANCDERRPAEEIKPNEKCGRDIPTEDSWDCGDFQGEAGSAQHTEKPPLCNTMLITGPSGAGKTASVYACARELGFKVFEVNSSSQRCGREILCQLKEVTQSHLVGTVGKDMLKPAYFNTYTTGRSCSPKSETLAGKLSAPKKVTLRSKTRPAQKCGGLRTTLKESPAAVTLKNYFKMKARADHLCGPSPSETPDKIPSGSDRTAQEKKNGSTSLILFEEVDVIFEDDVGFLAAIKTFMTTTKRPVVLTTNDPTFRERFKSSLEEVIFKTPSAVNVCSYLQLVCLAEGVKMEVDDVRGLHTLTGGDIRRCLLQLQLWVNSVKGLPEEHPHRTRTEGEHRFGDSAGCTASMLGLHPVGHILNPLKDSSWTEVDMDKLAESWRRNVPLLYSNLELLLPIKTPQGRAVPSALNTNPMHHGPQLSNRIKGSSLTATSHQIRPQNIEFQTLNSLADFFDLMSFLDNTTATAAAAPHRREFVWTGSDIKDGLLDEMSEVEERWSRSQESLLDIRAALEGLGYRRCWTEAGECRQEQDDMRWSLTCRPLCDPIVSQRRYRLSRAVLNSPSFSLLGNTQAVCVDYMPAIRSISRSLRQQDAKTARCVNYLNNLHLCLSKSTLKLLAEDFCSTSQAIQANYLTTFSTFT
- the atad5b gene encoding ATPase family AAA domain-containing protein 5b isoform X3 — its product is MPNKLKRSRNSLKSSLCADEECPQTVEVKSLALAGATLANSILACPLKEAYSEGVSYRDRSTKEVTHQHASNRNGHERLPTQSEPEMRITQKVPLLLSSSQSWGGNLPSALHSFLKDIQASNTAFPVQSVFGTLQRKAKEMLQDYRLTENRLHSSCQHSDKKRKQELGSCEKGAKRLRSNNATAIASCVSMEMTLPRVSKLSRTRKLKQQAAGENRTSHTEISKTCDVIQKDYSCDDVLWTDKYSPQCASELIGNSLQVNKLHSWLKKWKQRANCDERRPAEEIKPNEKCGRDIPTEDSWDCGDFQGEAGSAQHTEKPPLCNTMLITGPSGAGKTASVYACARELGFKVFEVNSSSQRCGREILCQLKEVTQSHLVGTVGKDMLKPAYFNTYTTGRSCSPKSETLAGKLSAPKKVTLRSKTRPAQKCGGLRTTLKESPAAVTLKNYFKMKARADHLCGPSPSETPDKIPSGSDRTAQEKKNGSTSLILFEEVDVIFEDDVGFLAAIKTFMTTTKRPVVLTTNDPTFRERFKSSLEEVIFKTPSAVNVCSYLQLVCLAEGVKMEVDDVRGLHTLTGGDIRRCLLQLQLWVNSVKGLPEEHPHRTRTEGEHRFGDSAGCTASMLGLHPVGHILNPLKDSSWTEVDMDKLAESWRRNVPLLYSNLELLLPIKTPQGRAVPSALNTNPMHHGPQLSNRIKGSSLTATSHQIRPQNIEFQTLNSLADFFDLMSFLDNTTATAAAAPHRREFVWTGSDIKDGLLDEMSEVEERWSRSQESLLDIRAALEGLGYRRCWTEAGECRQEQDDMRWSLTCRPLCDPIVSQRRYRLSRAVLNSPSFSLLGNTQAVCVDYMPAIRSISRSLRQQDAKTASRCVNYLNNLHLCLSKSTLKLLAEDFCSTSQAIQANYLTTFSTFT